In Portunus trituberculatus isolate SZX2019 chromosome 10, ASM1759143v1, whole genome shotgun sequence, one genomic interval encodes:
- the LOC123502129 gene encoding shematrin-like protein 2: MKAALVLAVLGVASAGNRYGHGGGGTVTTVVSHGGGHGVGGGVGGGVGGGVIVGGRGGYGSNDYLVDLSYGYSDYHFSWRHDGGRKYDGQSANYYCKSLGYGWQGVSIETPYEDAIISKIIYHDNVKYIWTSGYRSGYTFQWGSGNPFYGINWSYTGSQGKPQPDNAENGKEYCLAVLNNFYNDGIKWHDVACHHEKPIICERPRVYGGYGSSHGSVGGGFTGAHNAGVGGGVGGGVSVGGGAYGR; encoded by the exons ATGAAGGCAGCACTCGTTCTCGCGGTCCTCGGGGTGGCCTCTGCCGGGAACCGGTACGGACACGGCGGCGGCGGTACCGTGACTACTGTTGTGAGTCACGGCGGGGGGCATGGCGTGGGCGGTGGCGTGGGCGGTGGCGTGGGCGGCGGCGTGATCGTGGGCGGACGTGGCGGCTACGGCAGCAACGACTACCTG GTTGATCTGAGCTACGGCTACAGCGACTACCACTTCTCCTGGAGGCACGACGGAGGCAGGAAGTACGACGGCCAGAGCGCCAACTACTACTGCAAGTCCCTGGGCTACGGATGGCAGGGCGTCAGCATCGAGACTCCCTATGAGGACGCCATCATCTCCAAGATCATCTACCATG acAACGTGAAGTACATCTGGACCAGCGGCTACAGGAGCGGCTACACCTTCCAGTGGGGCTCCGGCAACCCATTCTACGGCATCAACTGGTCTTACACTGGCAG ccaAGGCAAGCCCCAGCCAGACAACGCTGAGAACGGCAAGGAATACTGTCTGGCCGTGCTCAACAACTTCTACAACGACGGTATTAAGTGGCACGACGTCGCCTGCCACCACGAGAAGCCCATCATCTGCGAGCGTCCCCGTGTGTATGGCGGCTACGGCTCCTCCCACGGCTCCGTCGGCGGCGGCTTCACTGGGGCTCACaatgctggtgttggtggtggtgttggtggtggtgttagtgttggAGGTGGTGCCTACGGTCGCTAA
- the LOC123502123 gene encoding cold and drought-regulated protein CORA-like, whose protein sequence is MQVLQMKAALILAVLGVASAGNRYGHGGGTVTTVVSHGGGHGVGGGVGGGVGGGVGGGVGGGVGGGVIVGGHGGYGSNDYLVDLSYGYSDYHFSWRHDGGRKYDGQSANYYCKSLGYGWQGVSIETPYEDAIISKIIYHDNVKYIWTSGYRSGYSFQWGSGNPFYGINWSYTGSQGKPQPDNAENGKEYCLAVLNNFYNDGIKWHDVACHHEKPIICERPRVYGGYGSSHGSVGGGSTGAHNAGVGGGVGGGVSVGGGVYGR, encoded by the exons ATGCAGGTGTTACAGATGAAGGCAGCACTCATTCTCGCGGTCCTCGGGGTGGCCTCTGCCGGGAACCGGTACGGACACGGCGGCGGTACCGTGACTACTGTTGTGAGTCACGGCGGGGGGCATGGCGTGGGCGGTGGCGTGGGCGGTGGCGTGGGCGGCGGCGTGGGCGGTGGCGTGGGCGGCGGCGTGGGCGGCGGCGTGATCGTGGGCGGACATGGCGGCTACGGCAGCAACGACTACCTG GTTGATCTGAGCTACGGCTACAGCGACTACCACTTCTCCTGGAGGCACGACGGAGGCAGGAAGTACGACGGCCAGAGTGCCAACTACTACTGCAAGTCCCTGGGCTACGGATGGCAGGGCGTCAGCATCGAGACTCCCTATGAGGACGCCATCATCTCCAAGATCATCTACCATG ACAACGTGAAGTACATCTGGACCAGCGGCTACAGGAGCGGCTACTCCTTCCAGTGGGGCTCCGGCAACCCATTCTACGGCATCAACTGGTCTTACACTGGCAG ccaAGGCAAGCCCCAGCCAGACAACGCTGAGAACGGCAAGGAATACTGTCTGGCCGTGCTCAACAACTTCTACAACGACGGTATTAAGTGGCACGACGTCGCCTGCCACCACGAGAAGCCCATCATCTGCGAGCGTCCCCGTGTGTATGGCGGCTACGGCTCCTCCCACGGCTCCGTCGGCGGCGGCTCCACTGGGGCTCACaatgctggtgttggtggtggtgttggtggtggtgttagtgttggAGGTGGTGTCTACGGTCGCTAA